One window of Cohnella hashimotonis genomic DNA carries:
- a CDS encoding AraC family transcriptional regulator, with amino-acid sequence MSGQTPNRTEAQQAERRIAEPPFAFARMKRRWDALDRLDLRFRWGGLGIRVLRCHLTSFAPGQVIAAHKHSEYEFHFIPKGKGTLIVGDATYPLQEGLFYLTGPDVVHEQRSGPEEPMYELCLHCEITRLDDAGTDAEWGDSLERREADECLAILQTMPAVPALDRYHGMNAFLDAYRAWEDQPVGFYTTLKQHIVQILLRAARAHAAPEAAGSIPARDMNDHRFRLAVQYIEDNAARPISLDEVAERVQVSPRQLQRIFRSEGGTAFRDWVEHVRLQRIAEELLSSSSPVETIAAGHGYGNPNYLYPVFKHKFGMTPSAYRRLHGIRQPGAPEEETDHHERKKN; translated from the coding sequence ATGAGCGGCCAAACCCCGAACCGGACCGAAGCGCAGCAGGCGGAGCGCAGGATTGCAGAGCCGCCGTTCGCCTTCGCACGCATGAAGCGCCGCTGGGACGCGCTGGACCGGCTGGACCTTCGCTTCCGGTGGGGCGGTCTTGGCATTCGGGTGCTGCGCTGCCATCTGACGAGCTTCGCGCCGGGTCAAGTCATTGCGGCGCACAAGCATTCGGAGTATGAATTTCATTTTATTCCGAAGGGCAAGGGCACGTTGATCGTCGGGGATGCGACCTACCCGCTGCAGGAAGGCTTGTTCTATCTCACCGGTCCCGACGTCGTGCACGAGCAGCGCTCGGGTCCCGAAGAGCCGATGTACGAACTGTGCCTTCACTGCGAAATTACGAGGCTGGACGATGCCGGCACGGATGCGGAGTGGGGAGATTCTCTCGAGCGGAGAGAGGCGGACGAGTGCCTGGCTATTTTGCAGACAATGCCGGCCGTGCCTGCGCTCGACCGCTATCACGGGATGAACGCGTTTCTCGACGCTTACCGGGCCTGGGAGGACCAGCCGGTCGGGTTTTATACGACGCTCAAGCAGCACATCGTACAGATTCTGCTGCGCGCAGCCCGCGCGCATGCCGCACCCGAAGCCGCCGGCAGCATTCCCGCGCGGGACATGAACGACCATCGCTTTCGTCTTGCGGTGCAGTACATCGAGGACAACGCGGCCCGCCCGATCTCGCTTGACGAGGTCGCCGAGCGGGTACAGGTCAGCCCGCGACAGCTCCAGCGGATTTTCCGAAGCGAGGGCGGGACTGCGTTCCGCGATTGGGTGGAGCATGTCCGGCTGCAGCGGATCGCGGAGGAGCTGCTCAGCTCGTCAAGTCCCGTCGAGACGATCGCCGCCGGTCACGGCTACGGCAACCCAAACTATTTATACCCGGTATTTAAACATAAGTTCGGCATGACGCCATCGGCTTATCGCCGCTTGCACGGCATAAGGCAGCCAGGCGCGCCGGAAGAGGAGACAGATCATCATGAGCGAAAAAAGAATTAA